The Aurantiacibacter gangjinensis genome includes a region encoding these proteins:
- the pgeF gene encoding peptidoglycan editing factor PgeF, whose translation MAEVIRSGRLSVPHGFLDGEQSDANATALAVGEMPVAMLKQVHSPDVVRVTQAFDHGERPEADAMVTDKRGIALCIVTADCAPVLLADEIAGVIGAAHAGWRGAQGGVIANAVAAMEELGADRRRITAAIGPCIAQESYEVGEDMRAEFTPQDHTFFKSGASGKWQFDLEGFVASRLKLAGIATVDPLRLDTYANADRFHSYRRATHQNGDKTARQLSLIALPR comes from the coding sequence TTGGCTGAGGTCATCCGGTCCGGTCGCCTGAGCGTGCCGCACGGCTTTCTCGACGGCGAGCAGAGCGATGCGAACGCCACCGCCCTTGCCGTGGGCGAGATGCCTGTTGCCATGCTGAAACAGGTGCATTCGCCTGACGTCGTTCGCGTTACGCAAGCGTTCGATCATGGCGAACGGCCTGAAGCCGATGCCATGGTGACGGACAAGCGCGGAATCGCACTCTGCATTGTGACGGCGGATTGCGCGCCGGTCCTTCTGGCCGACGAGATCGCCGGCGTCATCGGCGCAGCCCATGCCGGGTGGCGCGGAGCGCAAGGCGGCGTCATCGCCAACGCCGTTGCGGCGATGGAAGAGCTCGGCGCGGACCGCCGGCGGATTACTGCTGCCATCGGCCCATGCATCGCGCAGGAAAGCTATGAAGTCGGAGAAGACATGCGCGCTGAATTCACGCCGCAGGATCACACCTTCTTCAAATCGGGCGCTTCGGGGAAATGGCAATTCGATCTGGAAGGCTTCGTCGCGAGCCGGCTGAAACTGGCTGGTATTGCCACAGTCGATCCGCTGCGACTCGACACCTATGCCAATGCCGACCGCTTCCATTCCTACCGCCGCGCGACGCACCAGAACGGCGACAAAACTGCGCGCCAGCTCTCCCTGATTGCCCTGCCACGCTGA
- the pepN gene encoding aminopeptidase N yields MDIARTPSTPDGNQHLADAAPEPQEPAIIRREDYTPFAWNLPEVHLHFELGLEETHVTAKLSVERNPQAEASPTIRLNGDELEPQSVAVDGEQVDSWTMDDGDLLVSLPGDAHEIVIETTINPAANTKLMGLFASNGMLCTQCEAEGFRRITFFPDRPDVLSVYSVRMSGTKAAFPVLLANGNLEESGEEADGTHWAEWHDPWPKPSYLFALVAGDLVSNTDTFITASGREVTCNIYVREGDEGRTGHAMESLKKSMRWDEETFGREYDLDLYNIVAVSDFNMGAMENKGLNVFNTKYVLADEETATDGDFDGVEGVIAHEYFHNWSGNRVTCRDWFQLSLKEGFTVLRDQLFSQDMGSAPVKRIEDVRVLRGAQFPEDSGPLAHPIRPDSYREISNFYTATVYNKGAEVIRMMRTMCGPERFRQGTGLYFERHDGEAATCEDFVKAMEDGAGLDLTQFRLWYSQAGTPKITARLEKDGEDAVLHLSQEVPPTPGQESKSPMPIPLRTAIFDRETGKHGGEQLVTLTEAQGSFRFGNVGASPVLSINRGFSAPVTMSRDVSDEDLVFLAAHDDDPFARYEALQDLVVGHLQHAVSGELSDDDRDSAREAIASAIGSVLADDSLDDLMRGELLVLPTEGYLAETMAIADPGRIHEERAALRSAIGAQLEDQFAAMHERASAVPYSLSAEARGARKVKTQALIYMAAGNPDRGKAMAWEQYQAADNMTDRQGALMVLAGADGIKRTNALLDFYNRFKGNALVIDKWFSLQSMSTHPGVIEHVKALADHPEFTLKNPNRVRSLYMGFAVNQNAFHDPSGEGYRVIADLILALDPINPQTAARFVTPLGRWRRIEPDRSALMKAQLERIAKAPGLSRDTHEQVSRSLG; encoded by the coding sequence ATGGATATCGCTCGCACGCCCTCCACGCCAGATGGCAACCAGCACCTCGCCGATGCCGCACCCGAACCGCAGGAACCGGCGATTATCCGGCGCGAGGATTACACGCCCTTCGCGTGGAACTTGCCGGAGGTCCATCTCCATTTCGAACTGGGGCTGGAAGAGACGCATGTCACCGCGAAGTTGAGCGTAGAGCGCAATCCGCAAGCCGAAGCCTCCCCCACGATCCGGCTGAACGGAGACGAGCTGGAGCCGCAATCGGTCGCGGTCGATGGCGAACAGGTCGACAGCTGGACAATGGATGACGGCGACCTGCTCGTGTCACTGCCGGGCGATGCGCATGAGATCGTGATCGAGACGACGATCAATCCCGCGGCCAACACGAAGCTGATGGGGCTGTTCGCCTCGAACGGTATGCTCTGCACGCAATGCGAGGCCGAGGGCTTCCGCCGCATCACGTTCTTCCCCGACCGCCCCGATGTGCTTTCCGTTTACTCGGTGCGCATGAGCGGTACGAAGGCAGCGTTCCCTGTGCTGCTGGCCAATGGCAATCTGGAAGAGAGCGGCGAAGAGGCGGATGGCACCCACTGGGCCGAGTGGCACGACCCGTGGCCCAAGCCGAGCTACCTGTTCGCGCTGGTGGCGGGCGACCTTGTCAGCAACACGGACACCTTCATCACCGCCTCGGGCCGCGAAGTCACTTGCAACATCTATGTGCGCGAGGGCGACGAGGGTCGCACCGGCCATGCGATGGAATCGCTGAAGAAAAGCATGCGTTGGGACGAGGAGACCTTCGGGCGCGAATACGATCTCGATCTCTACAACATCGTCGCCGTGTCGGATTTCAACATGGGCGCGATGGAGAACAAGGGCCTCAACGTCTTCAACACCAAATATGTGCTGGCGGACGAAGAGACGGCGACCGATGGCGACTTTGACGGGGTCGAAGGCGTGATCGCGCATGAATATTTTCACAACTGGTCGGGCAACCGCGTCACCTGCCGCGACTGGTTCCAGCTGAGCCTGAAGGAAGGGTTCACCGTGCTGCGCGACCAGCTCTTCAGCCAGGACATGGGCAGCGCACCTGTCAAGCGCATCGAGGATGTGCGCGTGCTGCGTGGTGCGCAATTCCCCGAGGATAGCGGACCGCTCGCCCATCCGATCCGTCCGGACAGCTACCGCGAGATCTCAAATTTCTACACCGCCACGGTTTACAACAAGGGCGCCGAAGTCATCCGCATGATGCGCACCATGTGCGGGCCGGAGCGCTTCCGGCAGGGCACGGGCCTCTACTTCGAGCGCCACGATGGCGAGGCGGCGACATGCGAGGATTTCGTGAAGGCGATGGAGGATGGCGCCGGTCTCGATCTTACGCAATTCCGCCTCTGGTACTCGCAGGCAGGCACGCCGAAAATCACCGCGCGGCTGGAAAAGGATGGCGAGGATGCGGTGCTGCACCTGTCGCAAGAGGTGCCGCCGACGCCGGGGCAGGAGAGCAAATCTCCCATGCCCATCCCGCTGCGCACGGCGATCTTCGACAGGGAAACCGGGAAACACGGTGGTGAACAGCTGGTTACCCTGACCGAAGCTCAAGGTAGCTTCAGGTTCGGGAATGTTGGCGCGTCGCCCGTGCTTTCGATCAATCGCGGCTTTTCCGCGCCTGTGACCATGTCGCGCGACGTGTCGGATGAAGACCTTGTCTTCCTCGCCGCGCATGATGACGATCCGTTCGCCCGTTACGAGGCCTTGCAGGATCTGGTGGTCGGCCATTTACAACATGCCGTGTCGGGCGAATTGTCGGATGATGACCGCGACAGCGCCCGCGAAGCCATCGCCAGCGCCATTGGCAGCGTGCTTGCCGATGACAGTCTCGACGATCTGATGCGCGGTGAGCTGCTGGTGCTGCCGACAGAGGGTTATCTCGCCGAGACGATGGCAATCGCCGATCCGGGCCGAATCCATGAAGAACGCGCTGCCCTGCGGTCTGCCATCGGCGCGCAGCTGGAAGACCAGTTCGCCGCCATGCATGAGAGGGCGAGCGCGGTGCCATACAGCCTTTCTGCCGAGGCGCGCGGCGCGCGCAAGGTAAAGACGCAGGCGCTGATCTACATGGCCGCCGGCAACCCCGATCGCGGCAAGGCAATGGCATGGGAGCAATATCAGGCGGCCGACAACATGACCGATCGGCAGGGCGCGCTGATGGTGCTGGCAGGTGCGGACGGTATCAAGCGGACCAATGCGCTTCTCGATTTCTACAACCGCTTCAAAGGCAATGCGCTGGTAATTGACAAGTGGTTCTCGTTGCAGTCCATGTCGACGCATCCGGGTGTCATCGAGCATGTAAAGGCGCTGGCAGACCATCCCGAGTTTACGCTGAAGAACCCCAATCGCGTGCGCTCGCTCTATATGGGCTTCGCCGTGAACCAGAACGCCTTCCACGATCCGTCCGGCGAAGGCTATCGCGTGATCGCGGACCTGATCCTGGCGCTCGATCCGATCAATCCGCAGACCGCCGCGCGCTTCGTCACGCCGCTGGGGCGCTGGCGGCGGATCGAGCCGGATCGCTCTGCCCTGATGAAGGCGCAGCTGGAGCGGATCGCCAAGGCGCCGGGCCTCTCTCGCGACACACATGAGCAAGTGAGCCGCAGCCTTGGCTGA
- a CDS encoding OmpA family protein: MKTLPTIALTLAATLALSACELRREGGEEAPDDETGEETGDPQALASPTPDASDAPIPSILREDVEEEAAAASPQPEEPAEPVEITLSFPDGPEISQAAERRLIGLLQEDAMDEDWPVILAGHTDSGGNDAANLRASRSRAEAVAAWLVERGVDNDRIEVIAFGEQNPLAPNALPDGTPNEEGRRQNRRVEITIAPPGD, translated from the coding sequence ATGAAAACGCTGCCCACCATCGCTTTGACCCTTGCCGCGACGCTTGCCCTCTCCGCTTGCGAGTTGCGCCGCGAAGGTGGTGAGGAGGCTCCCGATGACGAAACCGGGGAGGAGACAGGCGATCCGCAAGCTCTTGCTTCGCCAACGCCGGACGCTTCGGACGCGCCGATCCCGTCCATCCTGCGAGAGGATGTGGAAGAAGAAGCGGCGGCTGCGTCGCCCCAGCCGGAAGAGCCGGCAGAACCGGTCGAGATAACGCTGTCCTTCCCCGACGGCCCCGAAATTTCTCAGGCGGCAGAGCGTCGCCTGATCGGATTGCTGCAGGAAGATGCGATGGACGAGGATTGGCCCGTCATCCTTGCCGGTCATACCGATTCGGGCGGAAACGACGCGGCGAACCTGCGCGCTTCACGTTCGCGTGCAGAAGCCGTGGCGGCATGGCTGGTGGAGCGCGGTGTCGATAATGACCGGATCGAAGTCATCGCTTTTGGCGAGCAGAACCCGCTCGCGCCGAATGCCCTCCCTGATGGCACACCGAATGAGGAAGGCCGCCGCCAGAACCGCCGCGTCGAAATTACGATAGCGCCTCCAGGCGACTAG
- a CDS encoding cytochrome c1, whose protein sequence is MIRLVGILIGLGFAFVALVSLGVGAYTAATEDAPAYTTYDFVLHGDGPEGGFSFEGGLGRWDIAQLQRGYQVYKEVCAACHSLDYVAFRNLEQLGYSEDQVKAEAASWQVPGIDPDTGDSIMRPALPTDYFPSPYANDVAAAAANNNAIPPDLSLMTKARPDGTNYVYHLLIGYQEPSETLATNLPDALPGPGLYHNPYFPNLNIAMAPPITSDGQVSYNDGTEATIEQMSEDVSAFLTWTAEPSLIERKETGWAVLLFVLFATILAWFAKKQVWADIKPVRRKD, encoded by the coding sequence ATGATCCGTCTCGTTGGAATCCTGATCGGTCTGGGCTTCGCATTCGTGGCCCTGGTCTCGCTCGGCGTCGGCGCCTACACTGCTGCGACCGAAGACGCACCGGCATATACGACCTACGACTTCGTCCTGCATGGCGATGGCCCTGAAGGTGGCTTCTCCTTCGAGGGCGGGCTTGGCCGGTGGGATATCGCGCAATTGCAGCGCGGCTACCAGGTCTACAAGGAAGTGTGCGCCGCCTGTCACTCGCTCGACTACGTCGCCTTCCGCAATCTGGAGCAGCTCGGCTATTCCGAAGATCAGGTGAAGGCTGAGGCGGCCAGCTGGCAGGTGCCCGGTATCGATCCGGATACCGGCGATTCCATCATGCGCCCGGCTCTGCCGACCGATTATTTTCCTTCGCCCTACGCCAATGACGTGGCTGCTGCTGCGGCCAACAACAACGCCATCCCGCCGGACCTGTCGCTGATGACGAAGGCGCGTCCCGATGGCACGAATTACGTGTATCACCTGCTGATCGGCTATCAGGAACCGTCCGAGACATTGGCGACGAACCTGCCCGACGCGCTGCCGGGGCCGGGGCTGTACCACAACCCGTATTTCCCCAACCTCAATATCGCCATGGCCCCGCCGATCACGTCGGACGGCCAGGTGAGTTATAATGACGGCACCGAAGCCACGATCGAACAGATGTCGGAAGACGTGTCCGCTTTCCTGACATGGACGGCGGAACCCAGCCTGATCGAGCGCAAGGAAACGGGTTGGGCGGTGCTGCTATTCGTCCTCTTCGCCACGATCCTTGCATGGTTCGCCAAGAAGCAGGTCTGGGCCGACATCAAGCCTGTCCGCCGGAAGGACTGA
- a CDS encoding adenine phosphoribosyltransferase has translation MTDDQLKALIRTVPDFPAKGIQFRDITTLLADGEGLAACIDRLTDLARPLNVQAIAGIEARGFIFGTALAMHLGTGFIPMRKAGKLPVPCLEQSYALEYGEAVLELDPTIVAADQHVLVVDDLLATGGTALAAAKLLRKAGARVEHALFAVDLPELGGAAALASAGVKTHALLAFDGH, from the coding sequence TTGACGGACGACCAGCTCAAGGCGCTGATCCGTACTGTTCCGGATTTCCCTGCCAAGGGGATCCAGTTCCGCGACATCACCACGCTTCTCGCCGATGGAGAGGGGCTGGCGGCCTGTATCGATCGCCTGACAGACTTGGCGCGTCCACTGAACGTGCAGGCGATTGCGGGCATAGAGGCGCGGGGCTTTATCTTCGGCACGGCGCTGGCCATGCACCTTGGCACCGGCTTCATTCCGATGCGCAAGGCAGGCAAGTTGCCGGTCCCGTGCCTCGAGCAGTCCTACGCCCTCGAATATGGCGAAGCGGTGCTGGAACTTGATCCGACTATCGTGGCGGCGGACCAGCATGTGCTCGTCGTGGATGATCTTTTGGCAACCGGCGGCACGGCGCTGGCGGCAGCCAAATTGCTGCGCAAAGCAGGCGCGCGGGTCGAGCATGCATTGTTCGCTGTCGATCTGCCGGAACTCGGCGGTGCGGCAGCGCTAGCAAGTGCGGGCGTAAAGACCCATGCGCTGCTGGCATTTGACGGGCACTGA
- a CDS encoding cation:proton antiporter, with protein sequence MESQALVIALVGILGIGAQWVAWRTGWPAIVLMLAAGFLAGPVLGVIDPRETFGDLLQPMVGIGVALILFEGGLSLDFREFRKYAGGVWRLVIIGVPLGWLFGSLAGYYVAGLALPVAILFAGILVVTGPTVVIPLLRQSAVQQRPAALLKWEAIVNDPFGALAAVIAFEYFRAIALNDNVYDVVPEIAIAAAVSGLIGYAAAKAIAWSFPRGFVPEYLKVPVLLVAVIGTFVICNKIEHEAGLLAVTVMGIALANMHVSSLRSIHPFKQNIAVLLVSGIFILLSASLDFEALREFEWRFGLFLLTLLFLVRPATVLISLAFSNIPWNERLFLAWIAPRGIVLVAICGLFALRLEDLGVERANLLIGLSFAVVVTTIIAHGFTIDIVAKLLKVKGASRPGILIVGSTPWTVALGERMQALDTPVMIVDSSWQSLKRAREKGLPTYHGEVLHEATEHNLDLTPYQVLIAATENEAYNALVCAEFAPEIGTDKVYQLGEGADSDDRHALPASLRGRALFASGFGVEDVAARQREGWVFRRTTLSEKYDVDDARDNLPEAANMLMLIKPSGELKFFTHAATPTPEAGDVVISFSPPREKSAEEKAARKSNPTGQKPQTA encoded by the coding sequence ATGGAATCACAGGCCCTTGTTATCGCGCTTGTCGGGATTCTCGGCATTGGCGCGCAATGGGTGGCCTGGCGCACGGGATGGCCCGCCATCGTGCTCATGCTCGCCGCCGGTTTCCTAGCCGGACCGGTCCTAGGCGTGATCGACCCGCGCGAGACATTCGGCGACCTGCTGCAACCCATGGTCGGCATCGGCGTGGCGCTCATCCTCTTCGAAGGCGGCCTCAGCCTCGATTTCCGCGAATTCCGCAAATATGCAGGCGGTGTGTGGCGGCTCGTCATCATCGGCGTGCCGCTGGGCTGGCTCTTCGGGTCGCTGGCCGGATATTACGTGGCGGGACTGGCGCTGCCGGTAGCGATCCTGTTTGCAGGCATCCTCGTGGTGACAGGCCCGACTGTGGTCATTCCGCTGTTGCGCCAGAGCGCCGTACAGCAACGTCCGGCTGCGCTGCTCAAATGGGAAGCCATCGTCAACGATCCCTTCGGTGCGCTCGCCGCGGTGATAGCTTTCGAATACTTCCGCGCCATCGCGCTCAACGACAATGTGTACGATGTCGTGCCCGAGATCGCCATTGCCGCGGCTGTGTCGGGGCTGATCGGCTATGCCGCCGCCAAGGCCATTGCATGGAGTTTCCCGCGTGGTTTCGTGCCGGAATATCTGAAAGTGCCCGTCCTGCTGGTCGCGGTCATCGGCACCTTCGTAATCTGCAACAAGATCGAGCATGAAGCGGGCCTGCTGGCTGTGACCGTCATGGGCATTGCCCTTGCCAATATGCACGTGTCTTCGCTGCGCAGCATCCACCCGTTCAAACAGAATATCGCGGTGCTGCTGGTGTCGGGAATCTTCATCCTGCTATCGGCCAGCCTGGATTTCGAGGCCTTGCGTGAGTTCGAATGGCGCTTCGGCCTCTTCCTGCTGACGCTGCTCTTTCTGGTGCGTCCCGCGACGGTGCTTATCAGCCTCGCTTTCTCCAATATCCCGTGGAACGAGCGGCTGTTCCTCGCCTGGATCGCCCCGCGCGGCATCGTGCTGGTGGCCATCTGCGGCCTGTTCGCCCTGCGCTTGGAAGATCTTGGCGTGGAGCGGGCGAACCTGCTGATCGGCCTCAGTTTCGCCGTCGTCGTCACCACCATCATTGCGCACGGCTTCACGATCGACATCGTGGCGAAGCTGCTTAAGGTGAAAGGCGCGAGCCGCCCCGGCATCCTCATTGTCGGGTCCACACCGTGGACTGTCGCCTTGGGAGAACGGATGCAGGCCCTCGATACGCCTGTGATGATCGTCGATTCGAGCTGGCAGAGCCTGAAGCGTGCGCGAGAGAAAGGACTGCCCACCTACCATGGTGAAGTCTTGCACGAGGCGACAGAGCACAATCTCGACCTGACGCCATACCAGGTGCTGATCGCCGCGACCGAGAACGAAGCGTATAACGCGCTGGTCTGCGCAGAATTCGCACCGGAGATCGGCACCGATAAAGTCTATCAGCTGGGCGAAGGTGCGGACTCCGACGACCGACATGCCCTACCCGCGTCCCTTCGCGGTCGCGCCCTGTTTGCCAGCGGATTCGGCGTGGAGGATGTTGCCGCGCGCCAGCGTGAAGGCTGGGTCTTCCGCCGCACGACACTGTCGGAAAAATACGATGTCGACGATGCGCGCGACAACCTGCCCGAAGCGGCCAATATGCTGATGCTGATCAAGCCCAGCGGAGAGCTGAAATTCTTCACCCACGCCGCCACGCCCACGCCCGAAGCGGGCGATGTGGTCATATCCTTCTCCCCGCCGCGCGAAAAATCTGCCGAAGAGAAGGCCGCGCGCAAATCGAACCCGACCGGACAAAAGCCGCAAACGGCATGA
- the glpD gene encoding glycerol-3-phosphate dehydrogenase codes for MIYDLLIIGGGINGAGIARDAAGRGAKVLLVEKDDLAGHTSSASTKLVHGGLRYLEHYEFRLVRESLMERERLLTIAPHIIWPLRFILPHDKGLRPSWLLRLGLLLYDNLGGRKLLPGTRTISLRDEPHASVLEDRLTKGFEYSDCWVEDARLVVLNCMDARERGADIRTRTECTALERAPDCWTATLRGPDGESTVTARKIVNAAGPWVDHVLGKADASGEGALRLVKGSHLVFPRLYEGDHAYIFQNRDNRIIFAIPYEGRFTLVGTTDKAFDGDPSGIDISPEEADYLCEAINEYLRRDVTPEDAVWSYAGVRPLYDDRSSDLSTVTRDYVFEMEEKGGAPILSIFGGKITTYRKLAEHALDTLGWAKTDGWTADRDLPGGDIEPLEFAGFVAECDARYPWFGPRGTLRLARAYGTRLHAILDGATGTADLGEHFGLDLYERELDYLVREEFAVTAEDVLFRRSKLGLHLSAAERQRVEDWFAKRAEGMERVRGIEPL; via the coding sequence ATGATCTACGACCTGCTCATCATCGGCGGCGGCATCAATGGCGCGGGGATCGCGCGCGATGCGGCAGGGCGCGGCGCGAAAGTGTTGCTGGTGGAGAAAGACGATCTCGCTGGACATACCTCCAGCGCATCGACCAAGCTGGTGCATGGCGGCCTGCGCTATCTCGAGCATTATGAATTCCGCCTGGTGCGCGAGAGCCTGATGGAGCGCGAGCGGCTGCTGACCATCGCGCCGCATATCATCTGGCCACTGCGCTTCATCCTGCCGCACGACAAGGGCCTGCGCCCATCGTGGCTGCTGCGGCTCGGCTTGCTGCTTTACGACAACCTGGGCGGGCGCAAATTGCTGCCGGGGACGCGGACGATATCCTTACGAGACGAACCGCATGCGTCCGTTCTGGAGGACCGCCTCACTAAGGGATTCGAATATTCGGATTGCTGGGTGGAGGATGCGCGGCTTGTCGTGCTCAACTGCATGGATGCGCGCGAACGCGGCGCGGACATTCGCACGCGCACCGAGTGCACCGCGCTGGAACGCGCGCCCGATTGCTGGACGGCGACCTTGCGCGGCCCGGATGGCGAAAGCACGGTAACGGCGCGCAAGATTGTCAATGCCGCCGGGCCATGGGTGGACCATGTGCTCGGCAAGGCCGATGCCAGCGGCGAAGGGGCGCTCCGGCTGGTGAAAGGCAGCCACCTCGTCTTCCCGCGCCTTTACGAAGGCGACCACGCCTACATCTTCCAGAACCGCGACAATCGCATCATCTTCGCCATCCCCTATGAAGGCCGCTTCACGCTGGTAGGCACGACCGACAAGGCCTTTGATGGCGATCCGTCGGGTATCGATATCTCGCCGGAGGAGGCGGACTATCTCTGCGAGGCGATCAACGAATATTTGCGCCGCGATGTTACGCCCGAAGATGCTGTGTGGAGCTATGCCGGGGTTCGCCCGCTTTATGATGACAGGTCATCGGACCTCTCCACTGTCACCCGCGACTACGTGTTCGAGATGGAGGAGAAGGGCGGCGCGCCGATCCTTTCCATTTTCGGCGGCAAGATCACCACCTATCGCAAACTGGCGGAGCATGCGCTCGACACGCTGGGCTGGGCGAAAACGGACGGCTGGACGGCCGATCGAGACCTGCCCGGCGGCGATATCGAGCCGCTGGAATTTGCCGGCTTCGTGGCCGAGTGCGACGCGCGCTATCCGTGGTTCGGACCTCGGGGAACGCTCCGCCTCGCTCGCGCATATGGCACACGACTGCACGCTATTCTGGACGGCGCGACTGGCACCGCCGATCTCGGCGAGCATTTCGGTCTCGACCTGTATGAGCGGGAGCTGGACTATCTGGTTCGCGAAGAATTCGCTGTCACCGCCGAGGATGTGCTGTTCCGGCGCAGCAAGTTGGGCCTGCATCTGTCGGCAGCCGAACGGCAGCGCGTGGAAGACTGGTTCGCCAAGCGCGCCGAAGGGATGGAGCGGGTAAGGGGAATCGAACCCCTCTAG
- the petA gene encoding ubiquinol-cytochrome c reductase iron-sulfur subunit: MATTTGNAETAEVTAETAGKDGVRRRDFIEIAAVSAAGVGGAVTLIPLLTQMAPSADVLAASTTELDISGLETGQAIKAVFREQPVFVRRLTPAEIEAADAVPLSELRDPAALSDITQVGHEDVLVVMGVCTHLGCVPLGAAEGENKGEYGGYFCPCHGSHYDTAARIRKGPAPTNLVVPEYQFTSDTTILIG; this comes from the coding sequence ATGGCAACCACCACCGGCAATGCTGAAACGGCTGAAGTAACAGCTGAAACTGCGGGCAAGGACGGCGTTCGTCGCCGCGACTTTATCGAGATTGCAGCCGTGTCGGCCGCCGGTGTCGGCGGCGCGGTGACGCTGATCCCGTTGCTGACCCAGATGGCCCCGTCGGCAGACGTGCTGGCCGCCAGCACCACCGAACTTGACATTTCGGGCCTCGAAACGGGTCAGGCCATCAAGGCGGTTTTCCGCGAACAGCCCGTGTTCGTCCGCCGCCTGACGCCTGCCGAGATCGAGGCCGCCGACGCCGTGCCGCTTTCGGAGCTGCGCGATCCGGCGGCGCTTTCGGACATCACGCAGGTCGGCCATGAGGATGTGCTCGTCGTGATGGGCGTTTGCACCCACCTCGGCTGCGTGCCGCTCGGCGCTGCGGAAGGTGAGAACAAGGGCGAGTATGGCGGCTATTTCTGCCCCTGCCACGGCTCGCATTACGACACCGCCGCGCGTATCCGCAAAGGCCCCGCGCCCACCAATCTGGTGGTGCCGGAATACCAGTTTACTTCCGATACGACGATTTTGATCGGATAA
- a CDS encoding cytochrome b encodes MSFPWAREYKPANGFTQFLDEKLPVPRLIYNAVGAGYPVPRNLSYFWNFGVLAGFCLVLQIVTGVVLAMHYASDVGLAFASVEHIMRDVNWGWLMRYAHANGASFFFVVIYIHIFRGLFYASYKPPREMIWLIGVVIFLLMMATAFMGYVLPWGQMSFWGAQVITGLFSAIPLVGEPLQIFILGGYAPGNAALTRFFSLHFMLPFVIAGCVILHIWALHIPGSSNPTGVEVKQESDTVPFHPYYTAKDGFGLGVFLLIYLAFVFFIPNVLGHPDNYIEANPLSTPAHIVPEWYFYPFYAILRAFTFDFILPAKLWGVLAMFSAILVWFFLPWLDKGPVRSGHYRPLFRKFFWFGLIPCMAMLFFLGGAPAEEPYVMLSQIFTAYYFLHFLVILPIISSIERPDPLPYSITEAVLGSDKTAVLGENARPVGV; translated from the coding sequence ATGAGTTTTCCCTGGGCCCGCGAATACAAGCCTGCCAACGGCTTCACCCAGTTTCTCGATGAGAAGCTGCCGGTGCCGCGCCTTATTTATAATGCTGTGGGCGCCGGTTACCCCGTGCCGCGCAACCTTTCGTATTTCTGGAACTTCGGTGTCCTCGCCGGTTTCTGCCTCGTCTTGCAGATCGTTACCGGTGTCGTCTTGGCGATGCACTACGCCTCCGATGTCGGCCTCGCCTTTGCGAGCGTCGAACACATCATGCGCGATGTGAACTGGGGTTGGCTGATGCGTTATGCCCACGCCAACGGTGCAAGCTTCTTCTTCGTTGTCATCTACATCCACATCTTCCGCGGGCTGTTCTACGCCTCGTACAAGCCGCCGCGCGAGATGATCTGGCTGATCGGCGTCGTGATCTTCCTGCTGATGATGGCCACCGCCTTCATGGGCTATGTGCTGCCATGGGGCCAAATGAGCTTCTGGGGCGCGCAGGTCATCACCGGCCTGTTCTCCGCCATCCCGCTGGTGGGTGAGCCGCTGCAGATCTTCATTCTAGGCGGTTATGCGCCGGGCAATGCCGCGCTGACCCGCTTCTTCAGCCTGCACTTCATGCTGCCTTTCGTGATTGCAGGGTGCGTGATCCTGCACATCTGGGCGTTGCACATTCCGGGCTCCTCCAACCCGACGGGCGTGGAAGTGAAGCAGGAAAGCGACACGGTGCCGTTCCACCCGTATTATACGGCGAAGGACGGCTTCGGGCTCGGCGTCTTCCTATTGATCTACCTGGCCTTCGTGTTCTTCATCCCGAACGTGCTTGGCCACCCGGACAATTATATCGAGGCGAACCCGCTCTCGACCCCGGCGCACATCGTGCCCGAATGGTATTTCTATCCGTTCTACGCGATCCTGCGCGCCTTCACCTTCGACTTCATCCTGCCGGCCAAGCTGTGGGGCGTACTCGCCATGTTCAGCGCGATCCTGGTATGGTTCTTCCTGCCCTGGCTCGATAAGGGTCCGGTGCGCAGCGGCCATTACCGCCCGCTGTTCCGCAAGTTTTTCTGGTTCGGCCTGATCCCGTGCATGGCGATGCTGTTCTTCCTCGGCGGTGCGCCGGCGGAAGAGCCCTATGTGATGCTGAGCCAGATCTTCACCGCATATTACTTCCTGCACTTCCTCGTGATCCTGCCGATCATCTCTTCGATCGAGCGGCCCGATCCGCTGCCATATTCGATCACCGAGGCTGTGCTGGGTTCCGACAAGACAGCCGTGCTGGGCGAGAACGCCAGGCCGGTAGGCGTCTGA